The following nucleotide sequence is from Pseudomonas sessilinigenes.
TGACGTGTACCAGGTTGCGTTCTTCCAGGTCCTTGAGGACGCGACCGACCATTTCCCGAGAGCAGCCGACGATCCGGCCGATCTCCTGGCGGGTGACCTTGATCTGCATGCCGTCCGGGTGAGTCATGGCGTCCGGTTGCTTGCACAATTCCAGCAGGCAACGGGCGACTCGCCCAGTTACATCGAAGAAGGCCAGATCACCGACCTTGCGCGTGGTATTGCGCAGGCGCTGGGCAATCTGCCCGCTGAGGACGTAGAGAATGTCGGGGTCGTTCTGTGACAGCTCGCGGAACTTGGCGTAGCTGATCTCGGCGACTTCGCATTCCACCTTGGCTCGCACCCAGGCACTGCGCAGCTGTTCATGCCCGGGATCTTCGAACAGCCCCAACTCTCCGAAGAAGTCCCCGGCGTTGAGATAGGCGATGATCATTTCCCGACCGTCATCGTCCTCGATGAGGATGGTCACCGACCCCTTGATGATGAAGTACAGGCTGTCGGCCACATCACCGGCGCAGATGATGTTGCTTTTGGCCTGATACCGACGGCGCTGGCAATGCATCAGCAGCTTGTCGAGATTTTTAATCTTGGGAGTAGGGGTAATGGCAACCATGGTTGTATCCCGGAAAGCCTGCACGGTATGGGTGGTTTTCTTATGGGGCGGAAAGC
It contains:
- the crp gene encoding cAMP-activated global transcriptional regulator CRP, yielding MVAITPTPKIKNLDKLLMHCQRRRYQAKSNIICAGDVADSLYFIIKGSVTILIEDDDGREMIIAYLNAGDFFGELGLFEDPGHEQLRSAWVRAKVECEVAEISYAKFRELSQNDPDILYVLSGQIAQRLRNTTRKVGDLAFFDVTGRVARCLLELCKQPDAMTHPDGMQIKVTRQEIGRIVGCSREMVGRVLKDLEERNLVHVKGKTMVVFGTR